Within Plectropomus leopardus isolate mb unplaced genomic scaffold, YSFRI_Pleo_2.0 unplaced_scaffold20289, whole genome shotgun sequence, the genomic segment GTGGATGACCAGGTGAGCGTTGTACGTGGCCTTCAGCGCGAAGCGGCGATTGCAGATCCCGCAGCCGTAGCCTCTCTCCTTGTGCTGCTCCATGATGTGCTTCAGGTACTCTTTGCCTTTAGCAAACGACAGCTGGGAACACAGAGGGAGCGCACGAGTGCGTGACAGAAACACACGTGTGTGCAGGTTACaggtttttatgacttttactGACACGCTCATGAACACTCTGCTAAAGATCACCAGAAAAAACgtttcattttctaaaatcaacTCCCTGaaatgtttagattttattACAAATGACCATAAAACTTcagctattatttgcttaaatgatgaaatttaactggcttatatttgggacaggtttttatttcctttcatatAAATTTGCTCAGCTAAAATGGGAAATATGatcaaatgatttatttaaccctttcaaacctgggctaattggcttttttttccaaaaacatgtgaagaaggtaaggagcaacaaaagatgaaatgacTCAGGAGGagagcaagaaatctgtgaaaagtgcaaaaacctaaaacaaaacaaaaaaaaagaaaaacaaagtgagaaattacctgaaaaaagctTAAATCTTATGataattctgttatttttttaaatatataatcatcaATATAgctcactggacatttttcctttgctgttttaaaaatagtctCATCGTCTCTTTTTTGTGTCCCTCTCGTTTACTTTGACAGAAGTGTCGTCTCCTGTGTTGCTcgtggtttcagtaaaattaactgaatgattaaattgtggagaatcttaccaagctaataACGTGTGTATGTCCATGTTGACAGAAGTTTAAACAAacgtaaatacatttttttgtttgtgtaatctAAGCAGCTAAATAACATTATCTCCAGTTTGGAGCCAACAACCAGATTTTATACatccaaatataaaatgaaCTCCATGGTAACCGGCCTCTGATAGAGACAAGCCTTTATCTGTTGAAATGTGTCGTCACACCGGGTTTGTTGAAGGGACGGGCGTTTCATTGGGACTagacttttatttaaagttttactgtaataagaaaaataactcAGGTCTGTCAGCCCGTCGGGACTCACTTGGCATTTCTTGCAGTTGTACTTGTGGTGCTCGGGGTCGTCTTCCTCTTCGTCTTCGTCCGTGTCGTCGCTGTCGCCTGCTGAGATGCCGATCTTCTTGATGAAGCCTTCTCTCTCCTGCTCGTCCATTAAGGCTATatcctgaaaacacacacgaCCGTCTGTAATGATTCACCTCGCTGACCGCTGCTGTACGACCATGAACGCAcgaatctttatttcaaacatgcaaaaaacaacaaaacgaaacagacaaaagcaaacatGTGCAATGAACaacaatgaacaaaaatgcaaagacaaagAAGAGCACACTTAAATACCACACgctggagaagaagaaggaggaagagTTTCCTGGATATTTTACAAACTGTgtcttttgttgatttttaaataaaatgctgctgAGTCTGAAAAGCTGCTTAACAGCGATAAAGTTGGCCTGAGattgtcttctttgtttttggacacGTAAATGTCGTTCTGTTGCACTACATCTGTCACAGCGCCCCCTACAGtccaacagtaaaaacacagactgaCGGAAAATCTCGTCCATGGCGGGGAAAGTGTTAAATGCGAGCGACAGTTAGAGAAATGTTTGCGTTCAGTGGAAACGCGTCTCCTCCGCACCGTCTCACCTTGAAGTGAACGTGGATGTGATCTCGCAGGACGTCCACGCGGAAGAACTTGCGAGCGCAAATCTCACAGGTGTACTTCTTATCGCCGTGAGTCAGCAGGTGCTTGTTCATGTTGCTCCTGCAGGAGAACACctgagcacgcacacacacacacacacacacacacacacacacataccaacaAACGCGTGTATGTGTCGGGAGCTGTCTCTCCTGGGACATTTCCTCGTCTCTTTGACCTCCTAAAGATGAGAATCGTTCTCACCTTGCCACAGATGGGACACGGCGACGGCTCC encodes:
- the LOC121965508 gene encoding PR domain zinc finger protein 15-like; translation: PKHMKKEELEANGEEGTRYRKEPSPCPICGKVFSCRSNMNKHLLTHGDKKYTCEICARKFFRVDVLRDHIHVHFKDIALMDEQEREGFIKKIGISAGDSDDTDEDEEEDDPEHHKYNCKKCQLSFAKGKEYLKHIMEQHKERGYGCGICNRRFALKATYNAHLVIHREQLPDPAVQKYIHPCEICGRIFNSIGNLERHKIIHT